One part of the Thermoanaerobacterium sp. CMT5567-10 genome encodes these proteins:
- a CDS encoding ABC transporter permease, protein MSFAISTLEQGLVYGIMALGVYISFKIINFADLTVEGSFTLGAAFTAKLITSGVNPVFSIIVSFLAGGLAGLVTGFLNTKLKITELLAGILTMTALYSINLRIMEKSNIPMLSNKSILDYFSFAGNYRNILFFGLIMIFLVLLTNYFLQTRTGFALRATGNNQQMVRSMGINTNTTITLGLIISNAYIALAGSLVSQYQGFADAGMGIGTLVAGLASVIIGEVLFRERNILWAVISAVAGSIVYRGAIAVALTIGFNPTDLKLLTAILVVIALSLPGLKKIVISSN, encoded by the coding sequence ATGTCTTTTGCCATTTCAACATTGGAACAGGGGCTTGTTTACGGTATAATGGCACTTGGTGTCTATATATCTTTTAAAATAATAAATTTTGCTGATTTAACTGTTGAAGGCAGCTTCACATTAGGAGCTGCCTTCACAGCAAAACTTATTACCAGCGGAGTGAATCCTGTTTTTTCAATTATAGTTTCGTTTTTAGCTGGAGGATTAGCTGGACTTGTTACTGGTTTTTTAAATACAAAGTTAAAAATAACTGAACTTTTAGCTGGTATTCTTACGATGACAGCACTTTATTCTATAAATTTGCGTATAATGGAAAAATCAAATATACCAATGCTTAGCAATAAATCCATCTTAGATTATTTCAGTTTTGCAGGTAATTATAGAAATATTTTGTTTTTCGGACTTATTATGATTTTTTTGGTGCTTTTAACAAATTATTTTTTACAGACTAGGACAGGATTTGCGTTAAGAGCTACCGGAAACAATCAGCAGATGGTTCGCAGCATGGGGATAAACACTAATACGACTATAACATTGGGCCTTATAATATCAAACGCTTATATTGCTTTAGCAGGATCGTTAGTGTCTCAATATCAAGGGTTTGCTGATGCAGGAATGGGTATAGGGACACTTGTTGCAGGTCTTGCTTCTGTTATAATCGGAGAAGTTTTATTTAGAGAGAGAAATATATTGTGGGCGGTAATTTCGGCTGTTGCAGGTTCTATAGTATATAGAGGTGCAATAGCAGTAGCCCTTACTATAGGATTCAATCCGACAGATCTTAAGTTGTTGACGGCAATTCTGGTAGTTATAGCGCTTTCTCTGCCAGGCTTAAAGAAAATCGTTATAAGCTCTAACTGA
- a CDS encoding ABC transporter ATP-binding protein, with translation MLKLKNVSKSFYKNTPNENQVFKDLNFEVEDGDFVTIVGSNGAGKSTLLNLIAGVYPVDSGSIMIDDVDVTSYPEFKRSKFIGRVFQNPLLGTAPSMTIDENLSIAYSKGEGLSLKMGLNKKNRDLFKEKLAELGLGLENRMKTKVGLLSGGQRQALTLLMATFAKPKLLLLDEHTAALDPRTANIINEITNKIISENNLTTLMVTHNLEHALEFGNRIIMMHQGRIVLDLKDEKKNLTVQKLLKMFNEVNGSDFVDDRVMLA, from the coding sequence GTGCTAAAACTTAAAAATGTAAGTAAATCATTTTATAAAAATACGCCTAATGAAAACCAGGTATTTAAAGATTTAAATTTTGAAGTAGAAGATGGTGATTTTGTTACAATAGTCGGAAGCAATGGAGCAGGAAAATCTACTCTTCTTAACTTGATTGCAGGAGTTTATCCTGTTGACAGTGGTTCCATCATGATAGACGATGTAGACGTAACTTCATATCCGGAGTTTAAAAGGTCAAAATTTATTGGACGAGTATTTCAAAATCCACTTTTAGGCACAGCACCTTCCATGACAATAGATGAAAATCTATCGATTGCATATTCAAAAGGTGAAGGTTTAAGTTTGAAGATGGGCCTTAATAAAAAGAATAGAGATTTATTTAAAGAAAAATTGGCAGAGCTTGGTTTGGGACTTGAGAATAGAATGAAGACTAAAGTAGGCCTTTTGTCAGGTGGTCAGAGACAGGCATTGACACTTCTTATGGCCACATTTGCAAAGCCAAAGCTGCTTTTGCTAGATGAGCATACAGCAGCTTTAGATCCTAGGACTGCAAATATTATAAATGAAATTACAAATAAAATAATCAGTGAAAATAACCTTACTACGTTGATGGTTACTCACAACCTCGAACATGCCTTGGAATTTGGAAATCGGATTATTATGATGCACCAAGGTAGAATTGTTCTTGACTTAAAAGATGAGAAGAAAAATTTAACAGTACAAAAGCTTCTAAAGATGTTTAACGAGGTTAATGGCAGTGACTTTGTAGATGATAGGGTAATGTTGGCGTAG
- a CDS encoding S8 family peptidase: MDIISALILSCAIKNLYPKSKIDSRLLKKATIYRNECVSAIVYSTLPYETLKKKIETIGGTIKYELPIINGWAVNIPCNKLSNVASNREIKFIAEDSTVKTQLNIATQEIKSREANEHGYTGKGVTIAFLDTGIYPHPDFTKPKNRIIAFHDIVNGKKSPYDDNGHGTHVAGDAAGSGYTSDGKYKGVASEANIVSVKVLDSRGSGSTSDILAGMQWILDNKDKYKIRIVSLSIGETPSLPPFLDPLVKGVDKLWRNGIVVVVAAGNSGPATNSITSPGNSMNVITVGAVDDKRTVDVSDDEIANFSGRGSAFLPKPDIVAPGVKIVSTASGNVPLDADDSILLNRPYRTASGTSMATPIVAGAAALLIEKNPSLTNNQIKNILKSTSTNIDHYRYYSQGYGMINVEMALKKV, encoded by the coding sequence ATGGATATAATTTCTGCGCTAATTTTATCATGCGCCATTAAAAACCTTTATCCGAAAAGCAAAATAGACAGTAGATTGCTTAAAAAAGCAACTATATATAGAAACGAATGCGTAAGTGCAATTGTGTATTCCACTTTACCGTACGAAACTCTTAAAAAAAAGATAGAAACAATAGGAGGAACGATAAAATACGAATTGCCCATAATAAATGGCTGGGCTGTTAACATACCATGCAACAAATTAAGCAACGTAGCATCAAACCGTGAAATCAAATTTATCGCTGAAGATTCAACTGTAAAGACACAGCTTAACATTGCTACACAGGAAATTAAATCAAGAGAAGCAAATGAGCACGGATACACCGGCAAAGGCGTCACAATCGCTTTTTTAGATACAGGAATTTACCCGCATCCAGACTTTACTAAGCCTAAAAACAGAATAATTGCATTCCACGACATTGTAAATGGAAAAAAAAGTCCATACGACGACAACGGCCATGGCACGCATGTAGCAGGTGATGCCGCTGGAAGTGGTTATACGTCAGATGGTAAATACAAAGGGGTTGCATCTGAAGCAAATATAGTGTCAGTCAAAGTCCTAGATTCAAGAGGTAGCGGTTCTACATCTGATATACTGGCAGGTATGCAATGGATACTAGACAACAAAGATAAATACAAAATAAGAATAGTATCACTGTCAATTGGTGAAACGCCATCGTTGCCACCTTTTCTAGACCCTCTAGTTAAAGGCGTTGACAAACTGTGGAGAAATGGCATAGTCGTAGTAGTTGCAGCAGGGAATTCTGGACCAGCCACAAACTCTATAACATCACCAGGAAACAGCATGAACGTGATAACCGTAGGTGCTGTAGATGATAAGAGGACTGTCGATGTTTCAGACGATGAAATTGCTAACTTCTCGGGCAGAGGATCTGCGTTTTTGCCAAAACCTGATATAGTAGCACCTGGTGTAAAAATCGTATCAACAGCATCTGGAAATGTACCTCTTGACGCTGATGACAGTATTCTTTTAAATAGGCCATACAGAACTGCATCTGGAACATCTATGGCAACACCAATTGTAGCTGGTGCTGCCGCACTGCTAATCGAGAAAAACCCTTCTCTTACTAATAATCAGATTAAAAACATTTTGAAATCAACTTCAACAAATATTGACCACTACAGGTATTACTCACAAGGATATGGAATGATAAATGTTGAAATGGCATTAAAAAAAGTATGA
- the groES gene encoding co-chaperone GroES, whose amino-acid sequence MRLKPLGDRVVVKVTEAEEVTKGGIVLPGTAKEKPQQGEVLAVGSGEYIDGKRVELEVKVGDKVIFSKYAGTEVKLDGEEYLLLRQNDILAIVE is encoded by the coding sequence ATGAGATTAAAACCACTTGGTGACAGAGTTGTCGTAAAAGTTACTGAAGCTGAGGAAGTTACAAAGGGCGGTATCGTATTGCCTGGTACTGCAAAAGAGAAACCTCAACAAGGCGAAGTGCTTGCTGTCGGCTCTGGAGAATACATAGATGGCAAAAGAGTCGAGCTGGAAGTTAAAGTAGGAGATAAAGTAATATTCTCAAAATACGCTGGAACAGAAGTTAAATTAGACGGTGAAGAATATCTTCTTTTAAGACAAAACGACATATTAGCTATAGTTGAATAA
- the groL gene encoding chaperonin GroEL (60 kDa chaperone family; promotes refolding of misfolded polypeptides especially under stressful conditions; forms two stacked rings of heptamers to form a barrel-shaped 14mer; ends can be capped by GroES; misfolded proteins enter the barrel where they are refolded when GroES binds): MAKKILYGEDARKALERGVNAVANTVKVTLGPRGRNVVLDKKYGSPTITNDGVTIAREIELEDPFENQGAQLLKEVATKTNDVAGDGTTTATVLAQAMVLEGLRNLAAGANPMLLRRGMAKAVDAAVEGLKNISKPVEGKDSIAHVAAISAADEEIGNLIAEAMDKVGKDGVITVEESKSMNTTIEIVEGMQFDRGYISQYMVTDTDKMEAVLDDPLILITDKKLSNIQDLLPLLEQVVQQGKKLLIIADDVEGEALATLVVNKLRGTFTCVAVKAPGFGDRRKEMLQDIAILTGGQVISEEVGIDLKEAKIEMLGRARQVKVTKENTTIVDGAGNAADIKNRINQIKIQIEETTSDYDREKLQERLAKLSGGVAVIQAGAATETELKEKKHRIEDALSATRAAVEEGIVPGGGTALLDVIPEVQKVVDSLEGDFRTGAQIVLRALEEPVRQIARNAGVDGSVIIEKIKESKDPSFGYDAYKEDFVDMLKAGIVDPTKVTRSALQNAASVASMILTTEAVVADIPEKNPPAPAPGAGMDMM; encoded by the coding sequence ATGGCGAAGAAAATATTATACGGTGAAGATGCAAGAAAGGCTCTTGAAAGAGGCGTTAATGCTGTTGCTAATACAGTAAAAGTTACATTGGGACCAAGAGGCCGCAATGTTGTTTTAGATAAGAAGTACGGTTCACCAACTATAACAAATGATGGTGTTACAATAGCAAGAGAAATTGAATTAGAAGATCCCTTTGAAAATCAAGGTGCACAGCTTTTAAAAGAAGTTGCAACAAAGACGAATGATGTTGCAGGTGATGGTACGACAACAGCTACAGTACTGGCACAAGCTATGGTTTTAGAAGGCTTGAGAAACTTGGCTGCTGGAGCTAACCCGATGCTTTTAAGGCGCGGTATGGCAAAAGCTGTAGATGCTGCCGTTGAAGGATTAAAGAATATTTCAAAGCCTGTAGAAGGTAAAGATTCTATTGCACATGTTGCAGCAATTTCAGCTGCTGATGAAGAGATCGGTAACTTGATAGCAGAAGCAATGGATAAAGTCGGCAAAGATGGTGTAATAACAGTAGAAGAATCAAAATCAATGAACACAACAATTGAAATAGTTGAAGGTATGCAATTTGACAGAGGATATATTTCACAGTACATGGTAACTGATACAGACAAGATGGAAGCAGTTTTAGACGATCCACTAATACTTATCACAGACAAAAAATTGTCAAACATTCAAGACTTGCTGCCATTGCTTGAACAAGTAGTACAGCAAGGAAAGAAGCTTTTGATTATTGCAGATGATGTTGAAGGTGAAGCACTGGCAACATTAGTTGTAAATAAATTAAGAGGCACATTTACATGTGTCGCTGTAAAAGCTCCAGGATTTGGCGATAGACGTAAAGAAATGCTTCAAGATATAGCTATTTTGACAGGTGGTCAAGTAATATCTGAAGAAGTAGGTATCGATTTGAAAGAAGCAAAAATAGAAATGCTTGGCCGTGCAAGACAAGTAAAAGTAACAAAAGAAAATACAACAATAGTTGACGGAGCAGGAAATGCTGCTGACATAAAGAACAGAATCAACCAAATAAAGATTCAAATTGAAGAAACAACTTCTGATTATGATAGAGAAAAATTACAAGAAAGACTTGCAAAACTATCTGGCGGTGTTGCTGTAATTCAAGCTGGTGCTGCTACAGAAACAGAATTAAAAGAGAAGAAACACAGAATAGAAGATGCACTTTCAGCTACGAGAGCTGCTGTAGAAGAAGGTATAGTACCTGGCGGTGGTACAGCACTGTTAGATGTTATCCCAGAAGTACAAAAGGTCGTTGACTCACTGGAAGGTGACTTCAGGACAGGTGCTCAGATCGTACTGAGAGCATTAGAAGAACCAGTAAGGCAGATCGCAAGAAATGCTGGCGTAGATGGCTCAGTGATAATCGAGAAAATAAAAGAATCAAAAGATCCATCTTTTGGTTATGATGCATACAAAGAAGACTTTGTAGATATGTTAAAGGCAGGTATAGTTGACCCAACAAAGGTTACAAGATCAGCACTGCAAAATGCTGCATCTGTTGCATCGATGATACTGACAACAGAAGCAGTTGTTGCAGACATACCAGAGAAGAATCCGCCAGCACCAGCTCCAGGAGCAGGAATGGATATGATGTAA
- the guaB gene encoding IMP dehydrogenase, with the protein MENKFAKEGLTFDDVLLIPAKSDVLPKEVDTRTRLTNKIKLNIPLISAGMDTVTESRLAIAIAREGGIGIIHKNMPIERQALEVDRVKRSEHGVITNPFYLTPDHRIQDAVELMERYRISGVPITVNNKLVGIITNRDIRFESNLERPIKEVMTKENLVTAPVGTTMDEAREILKRHKIEKLPLVDEDNNLRGLITIKDIEKAVEYPNSAKDSRGRLLVGAAVGVSSDVMERVEALVDANVDVIVIDTAHGHSVGVLDTVEKIKNRFPDVQIIAGNVATAEATRDLIERGADCVKVGIGPGSICTTRVVAGIGVPQITAIYDCAEEADKYGIPIIADGGIKYSGDIVKAIAAGASTVMIGSLFAGTEESPGEVEIYQGRSYKVYRGMGSISAMKSGSSDRYFQEGMKKLVPEGVEGRVPYKGPLKDTVYQMIGGLRAGMGYCGVHNIEELRTKTKFIKITNAGLTESHPHDIIITKEAPNYSIK; encoded by the coding sequence ATGGAAAATAAGTTTGCAAAAGAAGGGTTAACATTTGATGATGTGTTGCTTATACCGGCAAAATCTGATGTGCTTCCAAAGGAGGTGGACACCAGAACACGCCTTACAAATAAAATAAAGTTAAATATACCTTTGATTAGCGCTGGAATGGATACAGTTACTGAATCAAGGCTTGCGATAGCTATAGCGCGAGAAGGTGGAATAGGCATAATACATAAAAATATGCCTATAGAAAGACAGGCTTTAGAGGTTGATAGGGTAAAAAGGTCGGAACACGGAGTCATAACTAATCCCTTTTATTTAACTCCGGATCACAGAATACAGGATGCTGTTGAGCTTATGGAAAGGTACAGAATTTCAGGCGTACCTATAACAGTTAACAATAAGCTGGTGGGAATAATTACAAATAGGGACATAAGATTTGAAAGCAATTTAGAAAGGCCAATAAAGGAAGTTATGACTAAAGAAAACTTGGTGACGGCACCTGTTGGCACGACTATGGATGAAGCAAGAGAAATACTTAAAAGACATAAAATCGAGAAATTGCCTCTCGTTGATGAAGATAATAATTTAAGGGGATTAATAACAATAAAAGATATAGAAAAGGCAGTGGAGTATCCTAATTCTGCGAAAGATTCTAGAGGAAGACTTCTTGTAGGTGCTGCTGTAGGCGTTTCATCAGATGTAATGGAAAGGGTTGAAGCCCTTGTCGATGCTAATGTGGATGTTATTGTAATAGATACGGCTCATGGACATTCTGTAGGTGTTTTAGATACGGTGGAGAAGATAAAGAATAGATTTCCAGATGTACAGATAATAGCTGGAAATGTCGCAACTGCAGAGGCTACAAGAGATTTAATTGAAAGAGGTGCTGATTGCGTTAAGGTAGGCATAGGTCCAGGGTCTATATGTACGACGAGAGTTGTAGCAGGTATTGGAGTACCTCAGATAACGGCAATTTATGACTGTGCAGAAGAAGCCGATAAATATGGTATACCTATAATTGCTGATGGTGGTATAAAATACAGCGGAGATATCGTCAAAGCGATTGCTGCTGGTGCATCTACAGTTATGATTGGAAGCCTTTTTGCTGGTACCGAAGAAAGTCCTGGCGAAGTGGAGATATATCAGGGAAGAAGTTACAAAGTTTACAGAGGAATGGGTTCAATTTCAGCAATGAAGAGTGGAAGTTCTGATCGCTATTTTCAAGAGGGCATGAAAAAGCTTGTTCCAGAAGGTGTAGAAGGCAGAGTGCCATATAAAGGACCTTTGAAAGACACTGTATACCAAATGATAGGTGGATTAAGAGCAGGAATGGGATATTGTGGTGTTCACAATATAGAAGAACTTAGGACAAAGACAAAATTTATAAAAATAACGAATGCAGGATTAACTGAAAGCCATCCGCATGATATAATAATTACAAAGGAGGCTCCAAATTATAGTATTAAATAA
- the guaA gene encoding glutamine-hydrolyzing GMP synthase: MGINREVILILDFGGQYTQLIARRIREANVFCEIVPYNIKPEEIVKKQPKGLVLSGGPASVYAENAPICDEGIFKLDYPILGICYGAQLMTMIQGGKVAEAPVREYGKTDVVINNNIPLFKGIEKETSCWMSHTDQIELPPKNFKVVASTANCPIAAIANVEGRQYAVQFHPEVIHTPRGTEIIRNFLFEICDCSADWTMDSLIEQTVKEIRKKVGKDKVVCALSGGVDSSVAAVLVNRAIHDQLVCIFVDNGLLRKNEGEKVVETFKNNFDMEIIKVDAKDRFLEKLKGVKDPEQKRKIIGNEFIEVFKEEAKKIGDVKYLVQGTLYPDVIESGSPVASTIKSHHNVGGLPENVGFELIEPLRMLFKDEVRQVGRELGMPDEILNRQPFPGPGLAVRILGEVTEEKLNILREADSIVLREMKKNGWYNNVWQSFAVLPDIKSVGIMGDDRTYAYPIILRIVESNDGMTADWVKIPYDILEDISTSIINEVYGVNRVLYDITSKPPATIEWE; encoded by the coding sequence ATGGGGATTAATAGAGAAGTCATATTGATTCTTGACTTCGGAGGACAATATACACAATTGATTGCAAGGCGAATAAGGGAAGCAAATGTTTTTTGTGAAATTGTTCCATACAACATAAAACCAGAAGAAATTGTAAAGAAACAGCCAAAAGGATTGGTATTGTCAGGCGGACCTGCTAGTGTATACGCAGAAAATGCACCAATATGCGACGAGGGTATTTTTAAATTAGATTATCCAATTCTCGGTATATGTTATGGTGCACAGCTTATGACCATGATACAGGGTGGTAAAGTTGCTGAAGCTCCTGTAAGGGAGTATGGCAAGACGGATGTTGTCATAAACAACAACATACCTTTGTTTAAAGGAATTGAAAAAGAGACAAGTTGTTGGATGAGCCACACAGATCAAATAGAACTGCCACCTAAAAATTTCAAAGTCGTTGCATCAACTGCAAACTGTCCGATTGCGGCAATTGCGAATGTAGAAGGAAGACAATATGCTGTACAATTTCATCCTGAAGTCATTCATACTCCAAGAGGTACTGAAATTATAAGAAATTTTCTATTCGAGATATGTGACTGTTCTGCAGATTGGACGATGGATTCATTGATCGAGCAGACAGTGAAAGAAATAAGGAAAAAGGTAGGGAAGGACAAGGTAGTCTGTGCATTAAGCGGTGGCGTTGATTCATCTGTTGCTGCAGTTTTAGTAAACAGAGCAATACACGATCAGCTTGTTTGTATATTTGTCGATAATGGTCTTTTAAGAAAAAATGAAGGAGAAAAAGTAGTTGAAACTTTCAAAAATAATTTTGATATGGAGATTATAAAAGTTGATGCAAAGGATAGGTTTTTGGAAAAGTTAAAAGGTGTGAAAGATCCTGAACAGAAAAGAAAGATAATAGGAAATGAATTTATCGAAGTGTTTAAAGAAGAAGCTAAAAAGATTGGGGATGTAAAATATCTCGTACAAGGGACACTTTATCCAGATGTTATCGAAAGCGGAAGCCCAGTTGCTTCAACAATAAAGAGCCATCACAATGTTGGCGGTCTTCCTGAAAATGTTGGCTTTGAGCTTATAGAGCCTTTAAGAATGCTTTTTAAAGACGAAGTAAGACAGGTAGGGAGAGAACTTGGCATGCCTGATGAAATTTTAAATAGGCAGCCTTTCCCAGGACCGGGGCTTGCAGTGAGGATACTTGGGGAAGTGACAGAAGAAAAATTAAACATATTAAGAGAAGCTGACAGCATAGTTTTGAGAGAGATGAAGAAAAATGGCTGGTATAACAACGTATGGCAATCATTTGCTGTGTTGCCTGACATAAAAAGTGTAGGAATAATGGGTGACGACAGGACATATGCATATCCTATTATCTTAAGGATTGTGGAAAGCAATGATGGAATGACGGCAGACTGGGTTAAGATTCCATATGATATACTTGAGGACATATCTACAAGCATTATAAATGAAGTGTATGGCGTAAACAGGGTGCTGTATGATATCACATCAAAACCGCCTGCTACAATTGAATGGGAATAA
- a CDS encoding Fic family protein: protein MTLYEKIDRYKLAIDEKRPFEGHLLHEIKNYYRIGLTWSSNALEGNTLTLSETKILLEDGLTVGGKPLRDTFEALGHAKAYDFMFTLFNSYRITEEDALTMHRMFYTGIDSEEAGKYRDRPVFITGSKYEVCPVERIEEEMKKLFQWACSARNKYHPVQFAAQLHKRFVFIHPFIDGNGRVARLLMNTALIQDGYMLAIIPPVLRHEYISLLEQAHDDDQPFMDFIAERVLESEKEIMRLLNIPFPNLP, encoded by the coding sequence ATGACTTTATATGAAAAAATCGACCGCTACAAGCTGGCCATTGATGAAAAGCGTCCCTTTGAAGGTCATTTGCTTCATGAAATTAAAAACTACTACCGTATAGGTCTTACATGGTCCAGCAATGCTCTTGAAGGAAACACTCTAACTTTAAGTGAAACAAAGATCCTACTGGAAGATGGATTGACGGTCGGAGGAAAGCCTCTTCGAGATACCTTCGAAGCCCTGGGACATGCAAAGGCTTATGATTTCATGTTTACATTGTTTAATAGTTACCGAATAACAGAAGAAGACGCCCTTACAATGCACCGAATGTTCTATACAGGTATTGATTCCGAGGAAGCTGGAAAATACCGCGATCGCCCGGTCTTTATAACCGGCTCAAAATATGAAGTATGCCCAGTAGAACGGATAGAAGAGGAAATGAAAAAGCTATTCCAGTGGGCATGCTCCGCGCGTAACAAATACCATCCAGTTCAATTTGCTGCCCAGCTGCATAAGCGGTTTGTATTTATTCATCCTTTCATAGATGGAAACGGAAGAGTTGCTCGGTTGCTTATGAATACAGCTCTTATTCAAGATGGTTATATGCTGGCCATAATTCCACCGGTCTTACGTCATGAGTATATTAGCTTACTGGAGCAGGCTCATGATGATGATCAACCTTTTATGGACTTTATTGCCGAACGCGTTTTGGAGTCTGAAAAGGAAATTATGAGATTATTGAATATCCCTTTTCCTAATCTACCTTAA
- a CDS encoding helix-turn-helix domain-containing protein has translation MSVSEQLKILCVKLGISVSELGRMSGKSPQAFNQKMKRETFTVDELKKIAEIAGCKYEGSFILPSGEKVTY, from the coding sequence ATGTCAGTGTCTGAACAGCTGAAAATTCTATGTGTAAAGCTTGGAATAAGTGTCTCCGAACTTGGAAGGATGTCCGGAAAAAGTCCACAGGCCTTTAATCAAAAGATGAAGCGGGAAACTTTCACTGTCGATGAGTTGAAAAAAATAGCCGAAATTGCCGGATGTAAATACGAGGGCTCTTTTATACTGCCATCTGGTGAGAAAGTCACATACTAA
- a CDS encoding type II toxin-antitoxin system Phd/YefM family antitoxin: MPYIRPVSDLRNNFADISRIVHETQEPVFLTKNGYGDMVVMSMEAYERKLFESEIYFKLKEAELEAKTTDKRYSHKEVFDELRAKLSDRMESDEI, encoded by the coding sequence ATGCCATATATTAGACCTGTTTCGGATTTGAGAAATAATTTTGCAGATATATCAAGGATTGTTCATGAAACTCAAGAACCTGTATTTTTGACCAAGAATGGTTATGGTGATATGGTTGTAATGAGCATGGAAGCTTATGAGCGAAAACTGTTTGAAAGTGAAATTTACTTTAAGCTAAAAGAAGCAGAGCTGGAAGCCAAAACAACTGATAAAAGATATTCCCATAAAGAAGTTTTTGATGAATTAAGGGCAAAACTTTCTGACAGGATGGAATCTGATGAAATATGA
- a CDS encoding type II toxin-antitoxin system RelE/ParE family toxin: MKYEIRYLPLASRDLSNIVSYIADELKAPKAAMDLIDALDTSISRLAQFPYSCRVYQPEKSLENEYRVLPVKNYLVFYVVKEQVVEIHRVIYAKMDLSKVIK, from the coding sequence ATGAAATATGAAATTAGATACCTGCCTTTGGCAAGTAGAGATTTATCTAATATTGTATCTTATATTGCAGATGAGTTAAAAGCACCAAAGGCAGCGATGGATTTAATTGATGCATTGGATACTTCTATATCAAGGCTTGCACAGTTCCCGTATTCATGCAGGGTATATCAACCTGAAAAATCCCTTGAAAATGAATATAGAGTATTACCTGTAAAAAACTATTTAGTATTCTATGTGGTTAAAGAACAGGTTGTTGAGATTCACAGGGTTATATATGCTAAAATGGATTTAAGCAAAGTCATAAAATGA